One window from the genome of Nitrosopumilus sp. encodes:
- a CDS encoding acyl-CoA thioesterase, with translation MSSENSHIREKSPFESRAEVIVRMFPSDANPAGNVFGGEILKHIDMVAGIVAQRHSQSNAVTVSMDSVNFLKPVFVGNVLTLNARINYVHNSSMEIEVKAEAEDIVTGIRTVTGTAFVTFVALNKNGKPMLVPKLSLKTDDDRIKFEEGKKRMEKRLQNRQK, from the coding sequence ATGTCTTCAGAAAATTCTCACATTCGTGAAAAAAGTCCTTTTGAATCACGTGCAGAAGTAATTGTTCGAATGTTTCCCTCAGATGCAAATCCTGCAGGAAATGTATTTGGTGGAGAAATTTTAAAACATATTGATATGGTTGCTGGAATTGTAGCTCAGCGACATTCACAATCAAATGCAGTTACTGTTTCTATGGATAGTGTAAATTTTTTAAAACCTGTTTTTGTGGGAAACGTACTTACACTAAATGCTAGAATTAATTATGTACACAACTCATCAATGGAAATTGAAGTTAAAGCTGAAGCTGAAGATATAGTGACTGGAATAAGAACAGTTACTGGAACTGCTTTTGTCACTTTTGTAGCTCTTAATAAAAATGGAAAACCCATGCTTGTTCCTAAATTATCTCTAAAAACAGATGATGATAGAATCAAATTTGAAGAAGGTAAAAAAAGAATGGAAAAACGATTACAAAATCGTCAGAAATAG